The genomic DNA CCCAGCAGGCCGCGCAGCGAAAAGTGGCCCCGGTTCTCCGCTTAGAACGATGCTCCCCCAAGAAGGGAGCATCGGATTCAATCCCGGAAGTGGAGTCCACTTCCCGCGTCCGATGCTCTAGGGGTGGTTCTTGATGAACGCGTCCACGTTCTCCTTGGTGGTCAGGGTTGCGTCCTGGAGCTGTACGGGCGGAAGCTTCTCGCCTTTTGCGAGCGCAATGGCGGCATCGACGCCCATCCGGCCCATCTTCTGGGTCTGCTGGGTTGCAGTGACGTCGAAGACGCCATTTTTGAGGGCCTCGAGCGCAGCCGTGTCACCGTCGAACCCGGCGATCCAAATCCGGTGCCCGAGGTTGGCGACCTTGACGGCCTGAGCGGCGCCAAGTGCAAGGGCGTCGGCCTGACCGAAGATGATCGAAGCATTCGGATGGGCCTGCAACAGGTCGGAGGCCAGCTTGAAGCCTTCGTCCTGGTGCCACTGGTCGCTCCAGAGCTCGCCGACCACCTTCACATCGGGATATTTGGCAAGGGCCTCGGAGCATCCTTTCGTGCGATCCACTTCCGGGGTCGTGCCCTTCTGGCCATGGATGATGAGCATCTCGCCCTTTCCGCCAGCCTGCTTCAGGATGTAGTCACAGACCTGCCGGGCCGATGCGACGCTATCGGTCGCAATAAACGTATCGCCAGGGGCGCCCTCTGCGTTCCGGTCGATGTTAACGACAGGAATATTGGCGGCCTTCGCCGCCTTGACCGGTACAGCCGCCGCCGTTGCGCCTGCCGGAATATAGATCAGGGCATCGATGTTCTGGGCCAGAAGATCCTGAATCTGGCTGACTTGAGTGGCAGCGTCGCCCTTCGCGTCCACCGTAATGACCTTCAGCCCCTTCTCGGCGCCTTGGGCTTCCACAGC from Microvirga sp. TS319 includes the following:
- a CDS encoding sugar ABC transporter substrate-binding protein: MSTIQKLLIAAVSAAAIASACGSANAAEAKTIGLAVANLQANFFNQIKQAVEAQGAEKGLKVITVDAKGDAATQVSQIQDLLAQNIDALIYIPAGATAAAVPVKAAKAANIPVVNIDRNAEGAPGDTFIATDSVASARQVCDYILKQAGGKGEMLIIHGQKGTTPEVDRTKGCSEALAKYPDVKVVGELWSDQWHQDEGFKLASDLLQAHPNASIIFGQADALALGAAQAVKVANLGHRIWIAGFDGDTAALEALKNGVFDVTATQQTQKMGRMGVDAAIALAKGEKLPPVQLQDATLTTKENVDAFIKNHP